A stretch of DNA from Variovorax paradoxus:
GTGAGGGTGTCGTGGTCGCGGACCCAGCGCGCATAGTCGTTGAACCCCGTGACACGCCTCCCGAGTTCCCACTGAATGCCGCGCCAGCCCGCCTTGCGGAACATCCGCCACGCCCGTTGAAGCCGCCCCCCGACACCGGGGGTTCTCCAGAGCACGGTCAGGAAGAAGTCGAAGAGCCGAGATACAGATTTCATAGACGACCTGCCGGCTGAAACGGCAAGGAGGGAACTTTTTCGTGGAATACGCGCCGTACAGGCGGCTCGAAGGAGAAGCGAGGGCTCGATGTCCGTCGGCAGGCGATTATCTTCGCTTCGCCTTTCCGCCCGGGGCTGTACAGGCCGCCAGCCGTCGACACAGGCCGTTCACCTCGCCCGGTAAAATCGCGCGGTTCACACAAAGGATAGAAAATGAGGCCGCCCTCCGGCATCGCTGACGTGGCGACCCTTGCCCGCCACGACACAGCCCGGAGCTCTTCGGGCGAAGACACCACCGTCCATCCCCCGCAGACTCGTACAGACGCACATGAGCCAAGTTCACTCCAACCTCCACCGCAGCGCCTGGTCTGATTGGTGGGAGGGCACACGCCGCACGGACATCTGGTGGACCCTCGCCTGGTCCGACATCGTCCTGCGTTACAGGCGCTCCATGCTGGGCCCGCTGTGGCTCACGCTGAGCATGGGCGCCATGATCGGGGGCATGGGGCCGCTGTACAGCTCGCTGTTCGGCACCGAGCTGTCCAAGTTCTTCCCCCACCTGGCGCTCGGCATCATCTTCTGGGGCTTCTTCTCCAGCATGGTCACCGACTCATGCAACGCGTTCGTCAGCTCGGGCAACTACCTCAAGCAGAGCTATTTCCCGATCAGCCTCTTCGTGTGGCGCAGCATGGGGCGCAACATCATCCAGTTCGCGCATCAGATCGTGTTGTACGTCCCGGTGGCGCTCTGGGCGGGCATTTCGCTGTCGTGGTCTGCGCTGCTCATCGTGCCGGCATTCATCCTCCTGCTGATCAACGCCCACGCGCTGGGCCTCGCGCTGGGTCTTATCTGCACCCGATTCCGCGACGTCACCCAGATCGTCACCAGCGTGATGCAGATGCTGATGTTCCTGACGCCGGTCTTCTGGCTGCCCTCGAGCCTGCCGGGCCGCGCCCAGTACATCCTCTGGAACCCGTTTGCACAGATGCTCGACCTCCTGCGCACGCCGCTGATGGGCGAGGTGGCCCAAGCCCACAGCTGGTGGGGCATCCTCGGATGGACGGCGGGCTGCGTCGCCGTTTCGTGCCTGCTGTTCGCAAGGTACCGCCGTCGCGTCGTCTATTGGCTCTGAAGAAACATGGCTTTCATTTCACTCAAAGATGTCTCCGTCAACTTCCCCATCTACGGGGCAGGTGCCAACTCGCTGAAGAAGACCATCGCGGCCTCGGTCACCGGCGGTCGATTCGGCCAGGAGACCGGCGTCACCGTCGTTCAGGCGCTCAGCAACATCAACCTCGAATTGAAGAGCGGCGACCGGCTGGGGCTGGTCGGCCACAACGGCGCGGGCAAGTCCACGCTCCTGCGCACCCTGGCCGGGGTCTATGAGCCTTCGTCAGGTGAATTCACCCGCCAAGGCTCGGTCTCCAGCCTGATCGACCCTTCGCTGGGCATCGAAGCCGATGCCACGGGCATCGAGAACATCATGCTGCGCGGCCTGGTCATGGGCATGAGCAAGAAGCAGCTCGACAAGCTGACCCCCGAGATCTGCGAGTTCAGCGGCCTGGGCGAATACGTGCACATGCCCGTGCGCACCTATTCCACCGGCATGCTGATGCGGCTCGCGTTCTCCATTTCCACCAGCGTCGAGGCGGACATCCTGTTGATGGACGAGTGGCTGTCGGTCGGCGATGCCGCCTTCACCGAGAAGGCCGAACAGCGCATGAAGGACGTGGTCGCCAAGTCCGGCATCCTGATCCTCGCCTCGCATTCGCCGGAGTTGATCGCCAAGGAGTGCAACCGGGTCATTCACCTGGAGCACGGGCGAATCGTGGAGCGCTGAAAAGCGCGCCGGGGCGGGGGGCGGAACTCCCCGTGCGCCCCTGGGCCTCTAGGCGATCTGCAAAGCCGTCAGAATCGCCTCGGCCTGGTGTTGCCAACCGAACTTCGCCAGTGCGTCCTGCCGCGCCAACGCGGCCATCGTGCCGTAGTTCGCACTGCTGCGGTCCACGGCCTTCAATATCACTTCGGTCCATTCATGGGCCTTGGCGAGGTAACCGTTCTCGCCATCACGGATCGCATGCCGGTAGGTGAAGCCCGGGGATGCAATGCTCAGCGTCCCGACACTGGCGGCCTCGAAGTACTTCAACTCGGACTTGCAATCGGTGAAGGCGTTCGACTGCAGCGGCATGAGGTTGAACTCGACCGTTCCAAGCAGCCGTTGCAGGTTCACGTAGTCGTGAAACGGCTGTCGGCTGATGCGATGGGCGAACTTCTTCATCGCAGGGCCGTGGTCGATATAGCCGACGACCATGACCTCCACGTCCGGGCGCTCGGCCATCACCTCGATCAGTGCCGGCTCCACGATCGCATAGTCGAGGCGATGCGAAGGTGAGCCGCTGAAGTAGCCGAGGCAGACCTTGCCATCGCCGGTGAAGCGCATGCGCTCCTTGGCCGCATAGACCTTTTCCGCCAGCGCCAGCTGCTCCCTGTTCATGAAGTTCGGCACGACGGCGACCGGAAGGCCCGCGTAGTCTGCAAGCTTCTGGGCAAGAAAGTCGTTCGTGGTGATGGCGCCGTCGCAGAGTCTCAGCGTCTGGCCCATGCGCGCGATCATCGCGAACCAGTCGTCCCAGACCCCCGCTTGCGTCAGGTCGAGGCCCAAGGTGGCCATCACGAGGTGGGCATAGTCGGTATCGAAGACGAGGTCATCGACATCGAACAGCACCTGCTTGCGGCGCGAGCGGAACCTGGTGATGAGCCCGTTGATGCGATGGCAGTAGCGAGAACGGCAGATCACCAGCACGTCGGCCGCATCGGCGATTTCGTCGAATCGTTCGCTGTCCGACAGGAAGAAGTAGCTGGCCGAGACGTTCTCGACGCCGGACTCGTTGAGCACCTGCGCCATGTTGTACGCACGGTAGCGGAAGGTGCTGTTGTTCGGCTCTTCGTAAAAGTAGGCAACGCGCTTTGCACCGCGGCGCTGGTGCAGCATCGCCAGACGCGCCGAGACCGGCAAGAGCCATGGGTCGGCATAAGGAACCGCAGGAACGTCGAGGGAAAACATCAGCGCCCTGCCGTGAGCGCCCGAAGGACATCTGCGAACGCCAACGTCCAGTCCGTTCCCAACCCGTTCGTCGCAAAGTTGCGATGGCGAGTTTCCCTGTCGTTGGCGATCGCCACGCCCGAGCGAAGCGCGTCCAGCAAAGCCCGCGTCTCCAGCTCGGCGCAAATGATGTTGGGTGAATAGCCCGACAGGTCCTGCTTGTTGGTAAATCTGTTCGTCACGACCACCGCACCACTCGCGGCCAGGTCAAAAGGTGGATAGCTGGGATGCGGCGTGTACATCAAGCTGAGTCCCAGGTCGATGGTGCCCGCGAGATCGGCATAGGCCTCCCATCCGAGGCCCTCGCAGCGGTGCGGCGTGTAGCCCGCGCCGAACTTCACGTGGGGAATGTCCTTGCCGACGAGAAAAATCTCCCACTGTTCGAGGTCGAGAATGCCCTCGTTCACTGCGTGATCGATGATGCCGAGCCCGATCTGGAAAAGATTGCGTGGATTGTTCGGCCTTGCGTAGAAGAAGAACCGCTTCTTGCCGTTTGCCTCACGAGGGCGCGGATGGAACAGCGACTTCGGAAATGCCGGCTCGAACCAGAACCCGTTGCGCCCGAGGTGCGTCAGGCCCGTGGCCATCAGATGGTCGTAGAGCAATCGCGTGTTCACGACGAACCGGATGTCCTGGTTGCGCAAGACCCGCTCGCAATGCACGCGGTCCTCCCCGAACGGGTAGAACATGCGCTCATCTTCCTGGAGAAGATAGATGATCGACGCCGCCGGAACGCTGGGCAGCGTGGCAGCCGTGGTCCACCAGGAGGTCGTGACGAAAATCTCTTCGGGATGGATGTCCAAGCCGGGAACAGCCTCGGCAACGGGCGGCGTATCGATCTCGTCGCGCTTGAGCGGTGCGAAAGCGAACTGGATCTCCTGCTGAAGCTGAATCCCGTATGCATTCAGGATCTGCCACGCGTTGGCTGGTGACGGGACCTCGGTTCGCGTGACGACCCGCAGCGTCGCGTTCATCTGGTTCGCCAACTGCGCAGAAAACAGCAAGGCAGTCCCCACGCCGCCAAACAGGCTCTCGGAGCCGATGCTGTCCGTCACCAGGCTGATGCGCGGCACCGAGGGCCGGGGAATCGTGTAGACGTCCAGCGCCTGCTGGGAAATGAACCGGCGGGCCCGAAGCTGCGGCACCGATTCGGCATTGGACTCGTCATCCTCCTTGCTGAATACGGCGCGTCCTGCGATCGCGTCCCCCAGCTTCTCGCGAATCAATCTCGCAGCGGCCCGGGTTCCGTTCTCCTGCCAGAACTCTATGAAGCGTCGACCTCGCACACTCATTTTTGTTTCCTGTTTTATCCATCAAATCTCAACGCGAGAACCATTGAGAAATGAAAATCGTGAGTTGCAAATCAAACTGAAATGAATCTCGAAAGCCCGGCAATACCTCAACCCAAATCAACCCTGAGAATGAGCAATACAAGAGCCACTAAAAAATCAAGAGGCCTCATGTTGAGCAGTGATCTTCAGCAAATTATTGCAGTTTCCTTGATCATGAGAATGCCCACGGAAGTTGCATCACCGAGCAAGAACGGCGCCGTGGATGTTGATCGGGACATAGATGCCCATTGGACAACCGCACACAGCGCAGTGAGCGACGTGCATCGGGAATTCGTGACGATTCAGGAGGTCCGCCGAGCCACATGCGGCGAGGCATGCCAGCCGCAACCCGTAGGGGAACGGCCATGGACCCACAACTCAGCTTGGCGGCGCGCCGTCAGAAGCAGCGCGTTACCCATGCAAGCGACTCATGGGGCCGCTGCACTTCGTGGCCGAAGCCTTGACGCCACGCAGGCCTCATCGGCGCTGAAAAACGACGAGGAAGCAATCGCCTTCCTTCTCTTGGTAACTGTGCGCCGGACGGTAGTAAACGCTGGAATTGCCATTGCCCCGAGCGAAGTCCAGCGGCAGGAACGCGTCGGAATCCAGCACGTCAAAGCCGTGTTTCGCTGCCCGCTCCTGCCACCAAGGAAGCGGCTCCAACGTTTGATGCAAGGGGGTGCCATCTTCCGTGAAGCCACCATCCACCTGGGAGATCGAGCAGGCGAAGATGCTTCCCGGCCGGGTATGTCGCGCAAGGTTGGAAAACAGGCCTTCGACCCCATCGGCCGTCAGATGCTCCAGCACTTCCCAGGCTGAGATCACGTCGAACTTGAAAGTTTCGATCTCGCCGCGGCCCAGCGCAAAGGGGCGAGTCACATCGCACGTGAAAAGGGAATCGCGCAGGAGTCGCCATTCGGCACGTTGCTGCAGCCTGGAGATGTCGCTTCCCTCGAGGCCCACACCCACATGACCCCGCAGGACTGCATCGAGCACCATCCCGCCCGCCGAGCAGCCGAGGTCCAGGAAAGACAACGGCTTGCCAGAAGCAGCAAAGAAGTCCTCGCACGCGCGGATAAAGCGCGGATGCCGCGTGTGATCGAGAACGGTTCCCACCGGATGAATGTGATCCGGGCTGTCATAGGCCACGGGATAGTCTGTGACGCACTTGAAGCCCTGCAAGCTCTTGAGATCGATGTTCGACATCAGCGCAATCAGGATATCTCGTTGCACCCAATCCAAATGCCCATGCAGCTCCGCGACGGAGGTCTGCACATCACTCACACGGGTGACCGCGTTCGTCGAGTTCTGAGAGAGCGCTGTCACCTGAACCTGGAGCGCAGCAATTTGAGCAGCGGCGTCCCGCGACCCTCGAGCCAAGCCTGACACTTGCGCACGGACATCGACAAGGAAACTGGGCAAGCCATTGACCAAGCCGCCGACCGAGCCTCGCAGATCGCCGACAACACTGTCCATCTTGCCGGTCTTTTCCGTCAGATGACCGACGCGATGCTCGATGCCGGTCAGCTTGTGCTCGATGCCAACCAGCTTGTCGACCACCCTCAATTTAAAAGGTCGGTAGAGCGGCCACAGCATCCGCTTGATCACCGCGCGAACGGACAGCGCCGCCGCAGGCAGGGCCTCCTCTTGCGCCTGAAACTCCGCTGCGTCCTTCGCAAGCGCTTCCGACTCCCTTTGCGCGGCTTCCGGGCCGCCTTCGACCACCGGCTCTTCCAGTGCCGCAGGCGAGGCAATCCAGTCGAGTGGGTACTTCAGTTCTTCCAGCAGCGTCCGCGTCAGCGCGAGGTCTTCATTCGCAAAATTGCTCGATGAAAATACCTTGCGCTTCAGGAATGGTGAGCCCTTTTGAAGAAGCGTGTTCTGATAGGTCGAAATATCTGCGCCGAATGGAATTTCAAGAACGGACCTGTCGACGAAGGGCGCAAAGGAAAATCCGTTCTCGGCCAGCCGCCTGCTGAGTCCGATTTCGTATTTTTCACATATTGCCTGCTTTGATTCTTCGACCGCAATGGATTCAAAGAAATCACGAAAAACTGCGCTTCCGACAACAGGCTGATTCAGCGTCAGGAAATAGCTCTGCAGGTGACGGGTCTTGCCATAATTTTCAGTGATGCCCCAGGCATCCAAGCCAGCTGCATCCATGCGCTCGAAGATTTCCGTCAACTCCCGCACCGGGCCGTAATTGCTGTCATTCGCCAGAATGACGGCATCATATTTATCGACTTCCTGCCAGCCCAGTCGAAAAATCAGTTTCTGCCATGATCCGAAATCGTACTTTTCATGCACTTCCGCCCATCGTCCGCGGGTGACTGCATCTAGTTTTCGGAGCTCCTCTTCGTTGAGTTCATTTGCCGCCTGATAGTAGACATCAGCAAACTTGGAAAGCTCACGCAGA
This window harbors:
- a CDS encoding ABC transporter permease → MSQVHSNLHRSAWSDWWEGTRRTDIWWTLAWSDIVLRYRRSMLGPLWLTLSMGAMIGGMGPLYSSLFGTELSKFFPHLALGIIFWGFFSSMVTDSCNAFVSSGNYLKQSYFPISLFVWRSMGRNIIQFAHQIVLYVPVALWAGISLSWSALLIVPAFILLLINAHALGLALGLICTRFRDVTQIVTSVMQMLMFLTPVFWLPSSLPGRAQYILWNPFAQMLDLLRTPLMGEVAQAHSWWGILGWTAGCVAVSCLLFARYRRRVVYWL
- a CDS encoding ABC transporter ATP-binding protein, which codes for MAFISLKDVSVNFPIYGAGANSLKKTIAASVTGGRFGQETGVTVVQALSNINLELKSGDRLGLVGHNGAGKSTLLRTLAGVYEPSSGEFTRQGSVSSLIDPSLGIEADATGIENIMLRGLVMGMSKKQLDKLTPEICEFSGLGEYVHMPVRTYSTGMLMRLAFSISTSVEADILLMDEWLSVGDAAFTEKAEQRMKDVVAKSGILILASHSPELIAKECNRVIHLEHGRIVER
- a CDS encoding glycosyltransferase, which codes for MFSLDVPAVPYADPWLLPVSARLAMLHQRRGAKRVAYFYEEPNNSTFRYRAYNMAQVLNESGVENVSASYFFLSDSERFDEIADAADVLVICRSRYCHRINGLITRFRSRRKQVLFDVDDLVFDTDYAHLVMATLGLDLTQAGVWDDWFAMIARMGQTLRLCDGAITTNDFLAQKLADYAGLPVAVVPNFMNREQLALAEKVYAAKERMRFTGDGKVCLGYFSGSPSHRLDYAIVEPALIEVMAERPDVEVMVVGYIDHGPAMKKFAHRISRQPFHDYVNLQRLLGTVEFNLMPLQSNAFTDCKSELKYFEAASVGTLSIASPGFTYRHAIRDGENGYLAKAHEWTEVILKAVDRSSANYGTMAALARQDALAKFGWQHQAEAILTALQIA
- a CDS encoding rhamnan synthesis F family protein yields the protein MKRLCLFAGYSPENRVDDYVVHYLRELSKFADVYYQAANELNEEELRKLDAVTRGRWAEVHEKYDFGSWQKLIFRLGWQEVDKYDAVILANDSNYGPVRELTEIFERMDAAGLDAWGITENYGKTRHLQSYFLTLNQPVVGSAVFRDFFESIAVEESKQAICEKYEIGLSRRLAENGFSFAPFVDRSVLEIPFGADISTYQNTLLQKGSPFLKRKVFSSSNFANEDLALTRTLLEELKYPLDWIASPAALEEPVVEGGPEAAQRESEALAKDAAEFQAQEEALPAAALSVRAVIKRMLWPLYRPFKLRVVDKLVGIEHKLTGIEHRVGHLTEKTGKMDSVVGDLRGSVGGLVNGLPSFLVDVRAQVSGLARGSRDAAAQIAALQVQVTALSQNSTNAVTRVSDVQTSVAELHGHLDWVQRDILIALMSNIDLKSLQGFKCVTDYPVAYDSPDHIHPVGTVLDHTRHPRFIRACEDFFAASGKPLSFLDLGCSAGGMVLDAVLRGHVGVGLEGSDISRLQQRAEWRLLRDSLFTCDVTRPFALGRGEIETFKFDVISAWEVLEHLTADGVEGLFSNLARHTRPGSIFACSISQVDGGFTEDGTPLHQTLEPLPWWQERAAKHGFDVLDSDAFLPLDFARGNGNSSVYYRPAHSYQEKEGDCFLVVFQRR